In Pantoea agglomerans, the genomic stretch GCGTATCCAGCGCCAGCTGCAGCTTCTCCTCCAGCTCAGAAGGATGTTGAATAGCGATACCGACGTGACCGTACGCCTCTGCCAGGCGCACGAAGTCCGGCAGCGACTCCATATAAGATTGCGAATGGCGGCCGGAATAGATCATATCCTGCCACTGCTTCACCATACCGAGAACGCGGTTGTTCAGACTCAGCACCAGCACCGGCAGATCGTACTGCAGCGCGGTAGAAAGCTCCTGAATATTCATCTGAATGCTGCCGTCGCCGGTCACGCAGATAACCGTCTCTTGCGGCAGCGCCATTTTGACACCCAGGGCGGCCGGCAGCCCGAAGCCCATGGTGCCGAGCCCGCCGGAGTTGATCCAGCGGCGCGGTTTATCAAAGGGATAATAGAGCGCCGCAAACATTTGATGCTGGCCGACGTCCGAGGTGACGTACGCCTCGCCGTTGGTCAGGCGCCAGATGGTTTCGATCACCGCCTGTGGTTTGATCTTTTCGCTGGTGCGATCGTAAGCCAGGCATTTACGGCTGCGCCAGCCGTCGATGCTTTGCCACCAGTCGCGCAGGCTGTCGAGATCCTGCTTTGTCTCGCTTTGCGCCAGCAGATCGAGCATCTGCTGCAGCGTCTGTTTCGCATCGCCGACGATCGGAATATCCGCCGCCACGGTTTTCGAGATCGACGTAGGATCGATATCGATATGCAGCACCGTCGCATTGGGACAATATTTGGCCAGGTTATTGGTGGTGCGATCGTCAAAGCGCACGCCGACGGCGAAGATAAGATCGGCGTTATGCATTGTCATGTTGGCTTCGTAAGTGCCGTGCATGCCGAGCATGCCCACCGCCTGACGGTGCGTGCCGGGGAAGGCACCCAGCCCCATCAGCGAACTGGTGACCGGAATATTCAGCTGCTCCGCAAGCTGCAGCAGCTCCGCCTCGCAGGCCGAGGTAATCGCACCGCCGCCGACATACATCACTGGCTTACGCGCGGCGAGCAGCGTGTTTAACGCGCGCTTAATCTGGCCTTTGTGGCCCTGGATGGTCGGATTATAGGAGCGCATGCTCACCGAATCCGGGTAGACATAAGGCAGCTTATTGGCCGGGTTCAGAATATCTTTCGGTAGATCGATCACCACCGGGCCCGGACGCCCGCTGGCTGCCAGCCAGAAGGCTTTTTTCAGCACGGTCGGGATCTCTTCGGTGCTTTTCACCAGAAAGCTGTGCTTCACCACCGGACGGGAAATCCCCACCATATCGCACTCCTGAAAGGCATCGTAGCCGATCAGCGAGGAAGGCACCTGCCCCGACAGGATCACCAGCGGAATTGAATCCATATAGGCGGTGGCGATACCGGTAATCGCATTGGTTGCGCCGGGTCCCGACGTGACCAGCACCACGCCGACTTCACCGGTCGCGCGCGCCAGGCCGTCGGCCATATGCACCGCACCCTGCTCGTGGCGCACCAGTACGTGATCGATTCCGCCGACGGTTTGCAGCGCGTCGTAAATATCCAGTACCGCGCCGCCCGGATAACCGAACACCTGCTTTACGCCCTGATCGATTAACGAACGGACGACCATCTCGGCTCCTGACAACATCTCCATTTTCTGCCTCCAGGCTTGAGGAACTGAATCCACTGACGCTCGCTGTTCCAGCGCGCCACTGGCATCCTGCCCCACATTCGCCAGTTAAGATCAAAACCTTATGTTTATGCGCAGACGCCGGAACGCGTTTCCGACATCCAGATACAGAGAAATCTGCTTGGTTGATTGTTTTAAGAGTTGGTCGATTACCATAACCGTAGAAAACCTGGCAGGCAAACGTCAGAGTCTGCGCTTATCGTTACGCTGGCCGTAAAGCCTCTGCGCGATAAGTTAAGCGCGCGAGGAATTATCTAATTCACCGGAAGTTAGGCAGAATAAAATGCTGGAGACGAAATCATTTACAGCGGGTTATAAGAAATAATAAAAAATTAATTTCGCCTCCGTCAGCCCACAATTTTCCTGTGAAATTCATTTCTGGCGTTATTAACTCTGAAATAAAGCTGACGCACGACAATCTGCTGCCGCGCAGCGGTAAAACCTTTTTAGCGCAGCGGGAGAAAAAACCCAGTTTAAAAGATTAAAATCAGCAACTTAAATTATTACTCCTGTACCATATCGCCGCTTCTGCGCGCCATTTTGTCTGACATTGTCTGTTTCACTGAGCTGGCTCGAAATCGCAGGATTTTTTCCTTAACCGTCGCCAAAAATACCCTTTTACTTATGGTTGACATCCCGTCCTGATTCCAGTACCAATATGTGCAGCACAAAATTTTACGAGGTTCGAATCCATGTTTCATTCATTCCGCCTACTCGGTCTACTACTTAACGCATTCAGTTTGCGCGGTAGACTCGTGGGCAGAATCAAACACTGATTCGAACCTGCTGAAAGTTAAAAACCCGCGCCTTGCGCGGGTTTTTTTATGCTCGTTGCACGGTGAAGTTAACGCATAAGGATGAATACGATGAGCCAGCAAGTCATTATTTTCGATACCACTCTGCGCGATGGTGAGCAGGCATTACAGGCCAGCCTGAGTGTGAAAGAAAAATTGCAGATCGCACTGGCGCTGGAGCGCATGGGCGTAGACGTGATGGAAGTCGGTTTTCCGGTCTCATCGCCGGGCGACTTTGAATCCGTGCAGACCATCGCGCGCACCATCAAAAACAGCCGCGTCTGCGGGCTGGCGCGCTGCGTCGAGAAAGATATCGATGCCGCCTGGGAAGCGCTGCGCGTGGCGGAGGCCTTTCGTATCCACACCTTTATCGCCACCTCGCCGATGCATATCGCCACCAAACTGCGCAGCACCCTGCCTGAGGTAATCGAGCGCGCGGTACAGATGGTGAAACGTGCGCGCAACTACACCAGCGACGTTGAATTCTCCTGCGAAGATGGCGGCCGCACGCCGATCGACGATCTGTGTCGGGTAGTGGAAGCGGCGATTAACGCCGGCGCCACCACTATTAACATCCCGGATACCGTGGGCTACACCCTGCCGGGCGAATACGCCAGCATCATCAGCCAGCTGATCAACCGCGTACCCAATATCGATAAAGCAGTTCTGTCGGTGCATACCCACGACGATTTAGGCATGGCGACCGGCAATGCGCTGGCTGCCGTGCAGGCGGGCGCGCGCCAGGTTGAAGGCACGCTGAACGGGCTGGGCGAGCGCGCCGGTAACTGCGCGCTGGAAGAGGTGATCATGGCGATTAAAACCCGCCAGCAGATCCTGAACGTGCATACCAACATCCATCACCAGGAAATCTACCGCACCAGCCAGATGGTCAGCCAGATCTGCAATATGCCGATCCCGGCGAACAAAGCGGTAGTCGGCTCTAACGCCTTCGCTCACTCCTCCGGTATCCATCAGGATGGCGTGCTGAAAAACCGCGAAAACTACGAGATCCTGACGCCAGAGTCGATCGGCCTGCATAAAATCCAGCTGAACCTGACCTCACGCTCCGGCCGTGCCGCGGTAAAACACCGCATGGAAGAGATGGGCTACAAAGAGAGCGACTACAGCCTGGACGCGCTGTATGACGCCTTCCTGAAGCTGGCCGACAAGAAAGGCCAGGTATTTGATTACGATCTGGAAGCGCTGGCCTTTATCAATAAGCAGCATGAGGAGCCGGAATATTTCCAGCTGAATGCGTTCAACGTGCAGACCGGCTCCAGCGTCACGGCGACCGCGTCGGTGCAGCTGGGCTGCGGCGAAGAGACCAAAGCGGACGCCGCGACCGGCAACGGCCCGGTCGACGCGGTTTATCAGGCGATCAACCGCATTACCGGCTTTGAAGCCGAGCTGGTGAACTACAAGTTAACGGCAAAAGGCCACGGCGAGAACGCGCTGGGCCAGGTGGATATCGTGGTTAACTACAACGGCCGCAAATTCCACGGCGTGGGTCTGGCGACCGATATCGTCGAGTCCTCCGCGAAGGCGATGGTAAACGCGCTGAACAATATCTGGCGCGCCAAAGAAGTCGAAAAAGAATTGCAGCGCAAATTTCAGAAGGAAACGGTGTAACTATGTCTACCTCTTCTCATATCGCAGTATTGCCCGGCGACGGTATCGGCCCGGAAGTCATGGCGCAGGCCCTGAAAGTGCTGGACGCCATTCGCCACCGCTTTGATATGCGTATTACCACCAGCGAATATGACGTCGGCGGCATCGCCATCGACCGCCACGGCGAACCGCTGCCGCCCGCAACCGTTGCGGGCTGCGAGCAGGCGGACGCCATTCTGTTTGGTTCGGTCGGCGGCCCGAAATGGGAGCATCTGCCGCCCGCCGCACAGCCGGAGCGCGGCGCGCTGCTGCCGCTGCGCAAGCATTTCAAACTGTTCAGCAACCTGCGTCCGGCCGCGCTCTATCAGGGTCTGGAAGCCTTCTGCCCGCTGCGTGCCGATATCGCCGCGAAAGGCTTTGATATTCTGTGCGTGCGTGAGCTGACCGGCGGCATCTACTTCGGCCAGCCGAAAGGACGCGAAGGCAACGGCCCGCACGAGCGCGCCTTCGACACCGAGGTCTATCACCGTTTCGAAATTGAACGCATCGCCCGCATCGCCTTTGAGTCGGCGCGCAAGCGTCGCAATAAAGTCACCTCTGTGGATAAAGCCAACGTGCTGCAGACGTCGGTAATGTGGCGCGAAATCGTCAATGAAGTGGCGCAGGACTATCCGGACGTGCAGCTGAGCCACATCTATATCGACAACGCCACCATGCAGCTGATTAAAGATCCGTCGCAGTTCGATGTGCTGCTCTGCTCCAACCTGTTCGGCGATATCCTCTCTGACGAGTGCGCGATGATCACCGGCTCAATGGGCATGCTGCCCTCCGCCAGCCTGAACGAAGAGGGTTTTGGTCTGTATGAGCCAGCAGGCGGCTCTGCGCCCGACATCGCCGGACAGAATATCGCTAACCCGGTAGCGCAGATCCTGTCGCTGTCGCTGCTGCTGCGCTACAGCCTGAATGCAGATGCCGCCGCCGACAGCATTGAGCGCGCCGTCAGCCGCGCGCTGGAAGAAGGCTACCGCACCCGAGATTTGGCCGGTGATGGCCCCGCCGTCACCACGGATGAGATGGGCAGCGTGATTGCCCGCTTTATCGCCGAGGAAAAATAAAATAATGAAAACTTTATACCAGAAGTTATTTGATGCACATGTCGTTCACGAAGCGCCCAACGAGACCCCGCTGCTCTATATCGATCGTCACCTGATCCATGAGGTGACGTCACCGCAGGCCTTTGACGGTCTGCGCGCCCATGGCCGCAAGGTGCGTCAGCCGTCGAAAACGTTCGCCACTATGGACCATAACGTGTCGACCCAGACCAAAGACATCAACGCCTCCGGCGAGATGGCGCGCATCCAGATGCAGGAACTGATGAAGAACTGCGCCGAGTTCGGCGTGCAGCTTTACGATCTGAATCACCCGTTCCAGGGCATCGTTCACGTTATCGGGCCGGAACAAGGCATGACGCTGCCGGGCATGACCATCGTCTGCGGCGATTCGCACACCGCCACGCACGGCGCCTTCGGTTCGCTGGCCTTCGGCATCGGCACGTCGGAAGTTGAACATGTTTTTGCCACTCAGACGCTGAAGCAGGGTCGCGCGAAAACCATGAAAATCGAGGTGCTGGGTGACGCCGCGCCGGGCATTACCGCAAAAGATATCGTGCTGGCGATCATTGGCAAAACGGGCAGCGCAGGCGGCACCGGTCACGTGGTCGAGTTCTGCGGGCCGGCTATCGAAGCGCTGAGCATGGAAGGTCGCATGACCCTGTGCAATATGGCGATCGAGATGGGCGCCAAAGCGGGTCTGGTGGCACCGGATGACACCACCTTCAGCTACCTGAAAGGCCGCCAGTTTGCGCCGCAGGGCGAGAAGTGGGAGCAGGCGGTGGCATACTGGCGCACCCTGAAGTCCGATGAAGGCGCGCACTATGACGCTGTTGTGACGCTGAACGCCGCCGATATCGCGCCGCAGGTCACCTGGGGCACCAATCCAGGTCAGGTCATTGCCGTGGATGAGCCGATCCCGAACCCGGCCTCTTTTGCCGATCCGGTCGAACGTGCCTCAGCCGAGAAGGCGCTGGCCTATATGAATCTGCAGCCGGGCATTCGCCTGACTGACGTCGCAATCGATAAGGTGTTTATCGGCTCCTGCACCAACTCACGTATTGAGGATCTGCGCGCCGCGGCGGCTATCGCCAAAGGGCGCAAGGTCGCGCCGGGCGTGGTGGCGATGGTGGTGCCGGGTTCCGGCCCGGTAAAAGCGCAGGCGGAAGCGGAAGGACTGGACAAGATTTTCCTCGACGCCGGTTTCGAATGGCGTCTGCCGGGCTGCTCAATGTGTCTGGCGATGAACAACGATCGCCTGAATCCGGGCGAGCGCTGCGCCTCGACCAGCAACCGTAACTTTGAAGGGCGCCAGGGCCGTGGTGGTCGTACTCACCTGGTCAGCCCGGCAATGGCCGCCGCTGCGGCGGTTTCCGGCCACTTTGCCGATATCCGTGAACTGACAGGAGCGTAATCATGGCGAATAAATTTACTCAGCACACCGGCATCGTCGCCCCGCTGGACGCGGCAAACGTCGACACCGACGCCATTATTCCCAAGCAGTTTCTGCAGAAGGTGACGCGCACCGGCTTTGGCGCGCATCTGTTTCACGACTGGCGTTTTGACGACGACGCGGGTCAGGTACCCACCGCCAGCTTTGTGCTGAACAAGCCCGAGTTTCAGGGCACCAGCATTCTGCTGGCGCGCGAGAACTTTGGCTGCGGCTCGTCGCGCGAGCACGCCCCCTGGGCGCTGACCGACTTTGGTTTTCACGTGGTGATTGCGCCGAGCTTTGCCGACATCTTCTACGGCAACAGCTTTAACAACCAGCTGCTGCCGGTGCGGCTAAGCGACGAGCAGGTGGACGAGATGTTTAAGCTGGTGGCGGCGCAGCCGGGCATCCGCTTTACCGTGGATCTTGAAGCGCAGACGGTGACGGCGGGCGATAAGGTCTACCCGTTCGAGATCGACAGTTTCCGCCGCCACTGCATGCTGAACGGCCTGGACAGCATCGGCCTGACGCTGCAGCACGAAGCGGCGATTACCGACTACGAACAGCGCCAGCCTGCGTTTCTGAATTAAGGCTTACCAGATGGGCAGAAGAGCAAAGCGTCCCGCGGCAGGAATGTCGTGGGTCGGGCAAGCATAGATGCCTTGATCGGCTTTGCGATCGGCCTGTGCCACCCTCGTTAGCCCCTCTCCTTTTAAGGGCGACCACCGC encodes the following:
- the leuD gene encoding 3-isopropylmalate dehydratase small subunit; the encoded protein is MANKFTQHTGIVAPLDAANVDTDAIIPKQFLQKVTRTGFGAHLFHDWRFDDDAGQVPTASFVLNKPEFQGTSILLARENFGCGSSREHAPWALTDFGFHVVIAPSFADIFYGNSFNNQLLPVRLSDEQVDEMFKLVAAQPGIRFTVDLEAQTVTAGDKVYPFEIDSFRRHCMLNGLDSIGLTLQHEAAITDYEQRQPAFLN
- the leuB gene encoding 3-isopropylmalate dehydrogenase; its protein translation is MSTSSHIAVLPGDGIGPEVMAQALKVLDAIRHRFDMRITTSEYDVGGIAIDRHGEPLPPATVAGCEQADAILFGSVGGPKWEHLPPAAQPERGALLPLRKHFKLFSNLRPAALYQGLEAFCPLRADIAAKGFDILCVRELTGGIYFGQPKGREGNGPHERAFDTEVYHRFEIERIARIAFESARKRRNKVTSVDKANVLQTSVMWREIVNEVAQDYPDVQLSHIYIDNATMQLIKDPSQFDVLLCSNLFGDILSDECAMITGSMGMLPSASLNEEGFGLYEPAGGSAPDIAGQNIANPVAQILSLSLLLRYSLNADAAADSIERAVSRALEEGYRTRDLAGDGPAVTTDEMGSVIARFIAEEK
- the ilvI gene encoding acetolactate synthase 3 large subunit: MEMLSGAEMVVRSLIDQGVKQVFGYPGGAVLDIYDALQTVGGIDHVLVRHEQGAVHMADGLARATGEVGVVLVTSGPGATNAITGIATAYMDSIPLVILSGQVPSSLIGYDAFQECDMVGISRPVVKHSFLVKSTEEIPTVLKKAFWLAASGRPGPVVIDLPKDILNPANKLPYVYPDSVSMRSYNPTIQGHKGQIKRALNTLLAARKPVMYVGGGAITSACEAELLQLAEQLNIPVTSSLMGLGAFPGTHRQAVGMLGMHGTYEANMTMHNADLIFAVGVRFDDRTTNNLAKYCPNATVLHIDIDPTSISKTVAADIPIVGDAKQTLQQMLDLLAQSETKQDLDSLRDWWQSIDGWRSRKCLAYDRTSEKIKPQAVIETIWRLTNGEAYVTSDVGQHQMFAALYYPFDKPRRWINSGGLGTMGFGLPAALGVKMALPQETVICVTGDGSIQMNIQELSTALQYDLPVLVLSLNNRVLGMVKQWQDMIYSGRHSQSYMESLPDFVRLAEAYGHVGIAIQHPSELEEKLQLALDTLAKGRLVFVDVTVDGSEHVYPMQIRGGSMDEMWLSKTERT
- the leuC gene encoding 3-isopropylmalate dehydratase large subunit, which encodes MKTLYQKLFDAHVVHEAPNETPLLYIDRHLIHEVTSPQAFDGLRAHGRKVRQPSKTFATMDHNVSTQTKDINASGEMARIQMQELMKNCAEFGVQLYDLNHPFQGIVHVIGPEQGMTLPGMTIVCGDSHTATHGAFGSLAFGIGTSEVEHVFATQTLKQGRAKTMKIEVLGDAAPGITAKDIVLAIIGKTGSAGGTGHVVEFCGPAIEALSMEGRMTLCNMAIEMGAKAGLVAPDDTTFSYLKGRQFAPQGEKWEQAVAYWRTLKSDEGAHYDAVVTLNAADIAPQVTWGTNPGQVIAVDEPIPNPASFADPVERASAEKALAYMNLQPGIRLTDVAIDKVFIGSCTNSRIEDLRAAAAIAKGRKVAPGVVAMVVPGSGPVKAQAEAEGLDKIFLDAGFEWRLPGCSMCLAMNNDRLNPGERCASTSNRNFEGRQGRGGRTHLVSPAMAAAAAVSGHFADIRELTGA
- the leuA gene encoding 2-isopropylmalate synthase translates to MSQQVIIFDTTLRDGEQALQASLSVKEKLQIALALERMGVDVMEVGFPVSSPGDFESVQTIARTIKNSRVCGLARCVEKDIDAAWEALRVAEAFRIHTFIATSPMHIATKLRSTLPEVIERAVQMVKRARNYTSDVEFSCEDGGRTPIDDLCRVVEAAINAGATTINIPDTVGYTLPGEYASIISQLINRVPNIDKAVLSVHTHDDLGMATGNALAAVQAGARQVEGTLNGLGERAGNCALEEVIMAIKTRQQILNVHTNIHHQEIYRTSQMVSQICNMPIPANKAVVGSNAFAHSSGIHQDGVLKNRENYEILTPESIGLHKIQLNLTSRSGRAAVKHRMEEMGYKESDYSLDALYDAFLKLADKKGQVFDYDLEALAFINKQHEEPEYFQLNAFNVQTGSSVTATASVQLGCGEETKADAATGNGPVDAVYQAINRITGFEAELVNYKLTAKGHGENALGQVDIVVNYNGRKFHGVGLATDIVESSAKAMVNALNNIWRAKEVEKELQRKFQKETV
- the leuL gene encoding leu operon leader peptide → MFHSFRLLGLLLNAFSLRGRLVGRIKH